A single genomic interval of Treponema sp. J25 harbors:
- a CDS encoding DUF2974 domain-containing protein: protein MVSTTSTNIEDYLLWRGDLSFAMSPFTPVDNLMFSVFAYLPFDGLVPSEAEKRGPTIAEVAQRFARSNYRDIHGHPFSERMKQHIDFFSRAANTERFARVRLSAFQNRFDREVETQFAAVTFSLPDGSHYVAFRGTDATVVGWKEDFNMSFMTPVPAQHLAVAYLEHIARRLHGKLRIGGHSKGGNLAVYAAAFCGFWSRRRIRAVYNNDGPGFNEKTIAQKGFRELEGRLFAYVPQSSIIGMLLEHSERYTIVQSTQRGIAQHDPYSWVVQGPNFVCVDTVSDTSRFIDSTIKEWLGALSTTERQRFIDALFDIIEATDITSFTELSSNWLQRARAMGEAISNLDAESRAMLIQTLKLLFETGKNNIRLILPLREREEDKKDIVKK, encoded by the coding sequence ATGGTATCCACGACGAGTACCAATATAGAAGATTACCTCCTGTGGCGGGGGGACCTGAGTTTTGCCATGAGTCCTTTTACGCCGGTGGACAACCTGATGTTCAGTGTGTTTGCCTATCTCCCCTTTGACGGACTCGTACCTTCTGAAGCCGAAAAAAGGGGACCCACCATTGCCGAAGTAGCCCAGAGATTTGCCCGGTCCAACTACCGGGATATCCATGGGCACCCCTTCTCAGAACGGATGAAACAACACATTGATTTTTTTAGCAGGGCCGCAAACACCGAACGATTCGCCAGGGTACGGCTTTCGGCGTTTCAAAACCGCTTTGATCGGGAAGTGGAAACCCAGTTTGCAGCGGTCACCTTTTCCCTTCCCGATGGGAGTCACTATGTGGCGTTTCGGGGCACCGACGCCACGGTAGTAGGCTGGAAAGAAGACTTTAACATGAGCTTCATGACCCCTGTGCCGGCCCAACACCTGGCGGTAGCATACCTTGAGCATATCGCCCGGCGGCTCCATGGGAAACTTCGCATCGGCGGGCACTCCAAAGGGGGCAACCTGGCGGTGTATGCCGCAGCTTTTTGTGGTTTTTGGAGTCGCCGAAGAATACGGGCGGTGTATAACAACGATGGGCCCGGTTTCAATGAGAAAACCATCGCCCAAAAGGGTTTCCGGGAACTCGAAGGAAGGCTCTTTGCGTACGTGCCCCAGTCTTCGATCATCGGGATGCTCCTTGAACATTCGGAGCGCTACACCATTGTGCAGAGCACCCAACGGGGTATTGCGCAACATGACCCCTATTCGTGGGTGGTTCAGGGCCCCAATTTTGTATGCGTCGATACCGTATCCGACACAAGCCGCTTTATCGATTCAACCATCAAAGAGTGGCTGGGAGCTCTGAGTACCACCGAACGGCAACGGTTTATTGATGCCCTCTTCGATATTATCGAGGCCACCGACATCACCAGCTTTACAGAGCTTTCCTCCAATTGGCTGCAGCGGGCCCGCGCCATGGGAGAAGCGATTTCCAATCTCGATGCGGAAAGCCGGGCCATGCTCATACAAACGTTGAAGCTTCTTTTTGAAACCGGGAAGAACAATATTCGCCTTATTTTACCCCTAAGGGAAAGGGAAGAAGATAAAAAAGATATAGTAAAGAAATAA